In the Triticum aestivum cultivar Chinese Spring chromosome 2B, IWGSC CS RefSeq v2.1, whole genome shotgun sequence genome, TTTGCCAAAGAATAATCTTTAAATTTTTCTAGGGAAATCCTTATACCTTTTTTTGAGTGGTGGAGTATTGTCGAAAGTTTTTGGCTCGAGTGTTAAAATTCCCATGATAAACAGATTCCTGGCTTGTTCGTAGAGGAAAACAAGTCGCACATGCCGTCTAGTCACGAAACTTCAAAACCACGCCGAGCAATTATTGGGCATCCGAATCTTCAAAGCCTACCGCCCGTCGAGTCAGCCAGAACGTGGCCCCGATCCCGgccctgacaggtggaccccacctGTCCTCCCCGGAAGCAGTCCGAACCTCACAGAAGCGCCCCAACCGCGAGAGGCCTCCCCGCGCCCGGTCCACCGTGAGCCGGAGGCACCACAGCCGCGAATCCCACGCGCCCCCAGCTGTCAATCCCAACGCACTGCGGAAACCGTCGGAACCCCAGAGAAGCACGTGAGAGACCTCCACCAGCCAGTCCCACTAGACCCGGCGCACCGTGGACGCTCGCTCACCGCCGCGAATCCACCCGGGGTGGGCCCCACGCCGCGTCCACCCGGCTCACGGGCCTCCGCGCGGGCCGGGTCCTTCCGTGGCGGCCACGGGAGCCCGCCTCCGCTAAGCGGAGCTATAAATAACGGGCCGGGACGAGGGTTCCTCCCTCAGCCGCACGCTAACTCGTTGCACAAGAATTCCTCCCACCCTCGCCGTCTcgccgccgtcaccaccgcagctagataagagaaaaaaagagagagaagaactcGTCGGGAGGGCTCGAGATCTGTGTTGGGAGAGGGGAATTCTTGAGGTCGGAATCGGAACAAGCGGGCGCGCTCGGGATCGGGGTTACCATACAATTTTTCCCAGGAACCTGTAAGTTTCTTCGGCCAACCCAGATAATTCCCCATCCTTATTATGCTGCGGTAGTCTGTGGATCTCTTGTTTCTAGGTCATGTTGTTGTGCGCTGTAGTTGTGCTCCTTTTACCGTATGATTATGTGCGCTGGTTTCTGTAGGAGAATTGATctctggtagtagtagtagtagtagtttgcATCTAGATCTGGGATCTGGGATGTAGTAGTAGTTTGGAGTATGAGCTATGCCTTGTAGATGGATTGCTCGTAGTTAGTTTTGTTTTCTGGAAAAGCTGTTGGCCGTTATAATGTTTAGCAAGTCAAAAATCCAACGCGTAAGAATTTGCCGTGGCTTATGGCATCATGGATGATTTAGTTGAATTAAATtgtgtaaaattaattttaaaatATGCATCTGCTCCCGTAGAGTCACAAAGTTTCAAATGGTACACATGTTCGTGGTTGAATTTTATTAGCCATCAATATAATTTTATAGAAACGTTTCCTTAGTTTTGCTAGAATCTGTTGTCTAACCCCTCTTATCATTTTGCAGTTAGTGAATGTGCTAATGGAGTCAAAGGGTGGCAAAAAGTCTAGCAGTAGTAGTTCCCTGATGTACGAAGCTCCCCTCGGCTACAGCATTGAAGACGTTCGACCTGCTGGAGGCGCCAAGAAGTTCTCTGCTGCATACTCGAACGTAAGGACGAGACCCAAGAGCCTTCACTTCTGTTCAGACATTTTATCTCCAGATTTGTTGCTAACCATGTGACATTTTTTTCATCTTCTGCAGTGCGCGAAGAAGCCATCCTGATATCGTTTTTGGCATCCCCTTCCCGTAGTTTAGgatttttatgcaattttattctgACTCTTTTCTCCCACCAATCTCTCTGGCTTGCTGCTTCATCTGTTCCTCTCTGCTCTGCTTTCTGACTCAAAACTGCAACAATGGCTGCCCCGACCTCTGCGATCGGATTTGAGGGCTACGAGAAGCGCCTTGAGATCACCTTCTCTGAGGCATCAATCTTTGCTGACCCTCATGGTCGTGGCCTGCGCGCCCTCTCCAGGGCCCAGATTGACTCTGTTCTTGATCTTGCACGGTGCACCATTGTGTCCGAGCTCTCCAACAAGGACTTTGACTCGTACGTGCTATCCGAGTCGAGCTTGTTTATCTACTCTCAGAAGATTGTGATCAAGACCTGTGGGACTACCATGCTCCTGCTCACCATTCCAAGGATTCTCGAGCTGGCTGAAGAGCTGTGCATGCCGCTTGCTGCTGTGAAGTACTCCCGTGGGATGTTCATCTTCCCCGGTGCACAGCCTGCTCCCCACAGGAGCTTCTCTGAGGAGGTTGATGTCCTGAACCGCTACTTTGGCCACCTGAAGTCTGGTGGCAATGCCTATGTGATTGGAGACCCAGCGAAGCCTGGCCAGAAGTGGCACATCTACTATGCCACCGAGCAACCTGAGCAGCCCATGGTCACCCTGGAGATGTGCATGACTGGGCTCGACAAGAAGAAGGCCTCTGTGTTCTTCAAGACTTCTGCTGATGGCCATGTCTCCTGTGCTAAGGAGATGACCAAGCTCTCTGGTATCTCTGACATCATCCCTGAGATGGAGGTCTGCGACTTCGACTTCGAGCCCTGCGGCTACTCCATGAACGCCATCAACGGATCTGCCTTCTCCACCATCCATGTGACCCCCGAGGACGGCTTCAGTTACGCGAGCTACGAGGTCATGGGCATGGACGCTTCGGCCCTGGCCTATGGCGACATCGTCAAGAGGGTCCTCCGGTGCTTTGGCCCTTCAGAGTTCTCAGTGGCGGTCACCATCTTCGGTGGCCGCGGCCATGCCGCCACCTGGGGCAAGAAGCTCGACGCCGAGGCATACGACTGCAACAACGTTGTGGAGCAGGAGCTCCCCTGTGGAGGCGTCCTCATCTACCAGAGCTTTGCCGCGAACGAAGAGGTTGCTGTCTCTGCCGGGTCGCCCAGGTCCGTCTTCCACTGCTTCGAGGCCGAGACTGTGGAGAGCCACCCGCTGGTCAAGGAAGGCAAGCTCGCCAACCTCCTCGCATGGCGAGCGGAGGATTCTCTGGAGGAGGGCGTGGTGCTGTGCGAGTGATTTGCTGTCGAATGTTCAGTCTGTGGAATTTGCTCTGACTGTATGTCTTTTGTCGTTTGGTTACTGTGAAGCAGCCGGCCAGGCTATTGCTCTCTGAATAAACTATTAGCTCTAGGTGGTTTGCTGCGTCTGCCACAATGAGCATACTGTTTGGGGAAAAGTTGTCTCAACTTATAAATAAGCATTTTTTTTCTAGGACGAGTGTCACTTTGTTATTACTACTGAATTCCTTTCTGCCTGTATCATATTCATATTCTGTAATTGGAGTTACTAGATGCCAAGTTTTGCTCCATTAGTCATGTTATATTACTTGCAGTGTGTTGGCAAGCGACCAATGTTCTGATCATCTCGTAGGCGCATGAATAACGAACTGCGCGTGGAATACATGCTCGAATCATTCTTTTGTTTGATTGAAGAGGCCTATTTGATTCTTCATCCTTATCTTCTGTGTTTCTGAGCTTATCTTCTGCATTTCTGATTCTTGCAACCACTCCAATAATTCAGCATGGCGGCtcggtgcctcaataattcattCAAGGTGTCCGTGCCGGCCTCGTGAGTTATTGGGTGTAGTAGTAACATTTTTCGCTTCGTTCTTTTGACAAACGGAGGTTCGTTCTTGCGTGTGCCGGTGTGCGTATCTAATCTTGGCGTAAAAAGTGAAGAGCAGCAACCAAGTTGCTCCGTATCTAATCTTTTGGGATGCACCGGATTGATGGATGACGGCGTGACCCGTCGCGGAGATATGTGCGAGGGCGACGGCTCCCCGAACCGATTGTCGGGTACTCATCGTTTTATCACGTGATGACGACTGAACTTAGGCTTGCCGATAGATATGCCGCAATGTTTTTTACAACCAAGCCGTCTTGTTTCTCGCCGGCCAAGTGAACAAAAAAGGCCGGCCACACGAGGGAGGGAGGCATCTCCCTTGGCATATTCGACAATTTCTTTTTTACCGACCAAAGAAATTTCGCTCTTCCTTCTCT is a window encoding:
- the LOC123045917 gene encoding S-adenosylmethionine decarboxylase proenzyme codes for the protein MESKGGKKSSSSSSLMYEAPLGYSIEDVRPAGGAKKFSAAYSNCAKKPSMAAPTSAIGFEGYEKRLEITFSEASIFADPHGRGLRALSRAQIDSVLDLARCTIVSELSNKDFDSYVLSESSLFIYSQKIVIKTCGTTMLLLTIPRILELAEELCMPLAAVKYSRGMFIFPGAQPAPHRSFSEEVDVLNRYFGHLKSGGNAYVIGDPAKPGQKWHIYYATEQPEQPMVTLEMCMTGLDKKKASVFFKTSADGHVSCAKEMTKLSGISDIIPEMEVCDFDFEPCGYSMNAINGSAFSTIHVTPEDGFSYASYEVMGMDASALAYGDIVKRVLRCFGPSEFSVAVTIFGGRGHAATWGKKLDAEAYDCNNVVEQELPCGGVLIYQSFAANEEVAVSAGSPRSVFHCFEAETVESHPLVKEGKLANLLAWRAEDSLEEGVVLCE